The proteins below come from a single Procambarus clarkii isolate CNS0578487 chromosome 26, FALCON_Pclarkii_2.0, whole genome shotgun sequence genomic window:
- the LOC138368837 gene encoding uncharacterized protein translates to MKQYQWDSTSEIVPLEEYQRKSTTSNKSRSKSSARLQMPEPLQGSLQPGVYIEVKAGVDIEVKAGVDIEVKAGVDIKVKTGVDIEVKAGVDIKVKTGVDIEVKAGVDIEVKAGVDIEVKVGVDIEVKAGVDIEVKAGVDIEVKAGVDIEVKAGVDIKVKTGVDIEVKAGVDIEVKAGVDIEVKAGVDIKVKTGVDIEVKAGVDIEVKAGVDIEVKAGVDIEV, encoded by the exons ATGAAACAGTACCAGTGGGACAGTACCAGTGAAATAGTACCACTGGAAGAGTACCAACGCAAGAGTACAACCTCCAACAAATCAAGAAGCAAGTCCTCTGCAAGGTTGCAGATGCCGGAACCATTGCAAGGGTCGTTGCAGCCTG GTGTGTACATTGAGGTTAAGGCAGGTGTGGACATTGAGGTTAAGGCAGGTGTGGACATTGAGGTTAAGGCAGGTGTGGACATTAAAGTGAAGACAGGTGTGGACATTGAGGTTAAGGCAGGTGTGGACATTAAAGTGAAGACAGGTGTGGACATTGAGGTTAAGGCAGGTGTGGACATTGAGGTTAAGGCAGGTGTGGACATTGAGGTTAAGGTAGGTGTGGACATTGAGGTTAAGGCAGGTGTGGACATTGAGGTTAAGGCAGGTGTGGACATTGAGGTTAAGGCAGGTGTGGACATTGAGGTTAAGGCAGGTGTGGACATTAAAGTGAAGACAGGTGTGGACATTGAGGTTAAGGCAGGTGTGGACATTGAGGTTAAGGCAGGTGTGGACATTGAGGTTAAGGCAGGTGTGGACATTAAAGTGAAGACAGGTGTGGACATTGAGGTTAAGGCAGGTGTGGACATTGAGGTTAAGGCAGGTGTGGACATTGAGGTTAAGGCAGGTGTGGACATTGAGGTTTAG
- the LOC123756897 gene encoding seminal vesicle secretory protein 2-like: MKSRATVWTEEVKGSSLDGGSQGQQFGRRKSRATVWMEEVKGSSLDGGSQGQQFGRWKSRATVWTEEVKGSSLDGGSQGQQFGRRKSRAAVWTVSLDGGSQGRQCGRIKSRAASWTEEVKGNSLDGGSQGQQFGRRKSRAASWAEEVKGSSLDGGSQGQQFGQWKSRATVWTVEVKGSSLDGGSQGQQFGRRKSRATVWTVEVKGSSLDGGSQGQQFGRRKSRAAVWTVEVKGSSLDGGSQGQQFGRWKSRATVWTEEVKGSSFGRWKSRAAVWTEEVKGRSLDGGSQGQQFGRRKSRAAVWTEEVKGSKLDGGSQGQQVGRRKSRAAVWTEEVKGNSLDGGSQGQQFGRRKSRATVWTEEVKGNSLDGGSQGGKLFGDIEG, translated from the exons ATGAAGTCAAGGGCAACAGTTTGGACGGAGGAAGTCAAGGGCAGCAGTTTGGACGGAGGAAGTCAAGGGCAGCAGTTTGGACGGAGGAAGTCAAGGGCAACAGTTTGGATGGAGGAAGTCAAGGGCAGCAGTTTGGACGGAGGAAGTCAAGGGCAGCAGTTTGGACGGTGGAAGTCAAGGGCAACAGTTTGGACGGAGGAAGTCAAGGGCAGCAGTTTGGACGGTGGAAGTCAAGGGCAGCAGTTTGGACGGAGGAAGTCAAGGGCAGCAGTTTGGACGGT CAGTTTGGACGGAGGAAGTCAAGGGCGGCAGTGTGGACGGATTAAGTCAAGGGCAGCAAGTTGGACGGAGGAAGTCAAGGGCAACAGTTTGGACGGAGGAAGTCAAGGGCAACAGTTTGGACGGAGGAAGTCAAGGGCAGCAAGTTGGGCGGAGGAAGTCAAGGGCAGCAGTTTGGACGGAGGAAGTCAAGGGCAGCAGTTTGGACAGTGGAAGTCAAGGGCCACAGTTTGGACGGTGGAAGTCAAGGGCAGCAGTTTGGACGGTGGAAGTCAAGGGCAGCAGTTTGGACGGAGGAAGTCAAGGGCAACAGTTTGGACGGTGGAAGTCAAGGGCAGCAGTTTGGACGGTGGAAGTCAAGGGCAACAGTTTGGACGGAGGAAGTCAAGGGCAGCAGTTTGGACGGTGGAAGTAAAGGGCAGCAGTTTGGACGGAGGAAGTCAAGGGCAGCAGTTTGGACGGTGGAAGTCAAGGGCAACAGTTTGGACGGAGGAAGTCAAGGGCAGCAGTTTTGGACGGTGGAAGTCAAGGGCAGCAGTTTGGACGGAGGAAGTCAAGGGCAGGAGTTTAGACGGAGGAAGTCAAGGGCAGCAGTTTGGACGGAGGAAGTCAAGGGCGGCAGTGTGGACGGAGGAAGTCAAGGGCAGCAAGTTGGATGGAGGAAGTCAAGGGCAGCAAGTTGGGCGGAGGAAGTCAAGGGCAGCAGTTTGGACGGAGGAAGTCAAGGGCAACAGTTTGGACGGAGGAAGTCAAGGGCAACAGTTTGGACGGAGGAAGTCAAGGGCAACAGTTTGGACGGAGGAAGTCAAGGGCAACAGTTTGGATGGAGGAAGTCAAGGCGGCAAATTATTTGGTGATATAGAAGGATGA